In a genomic window of Dyadobacter fermentans DSM 18053:
- a CDS encoding universal stress protein gives MKNILVPFDFSALAMHALGFAADIAAASGGQVVALYVLNVAPVFGANLDSHGYGNNTAAMRADPGREAAARFEKVRQQLKGNIRPGFRVERGLLHQAILRVIHETEADLVVMGTKGSSGLAELLVGSNTEKVIRTAPVPVITVHKALTVSSIRNIIIPTAADSGQQHLMRQIKALQAFFGARLHVLYVKTPDEKESDKALTDILESYAAVHQLSDYSTHVTHAPTEEKGVLKFSKRIPDSMIAMGTHGYTGITHLMLGSVAENVVNHTREAVWTYRLPGARS, from the coding sequence ATGAAAAATATCCTCGTTCCCTTCGATTTTTCTGCCTTGGCCATGCACGCGCTTGGTTTTGCGGCCGACATTGCCGCTGCCAGCGGCGGCCAGGTAGTGGCTTTATACGTGCTGAATGTAGCGCCGGTATTCGGAGCCAACCTCGATTCGCACGGCTACGGAAACAATACGGCAGCCATGCGTGCCGATCCGGGGCGCGAAGCGGCAGCCCGGTTCGAGAAAGTGAGGCAGCAGTTGAAGGGAAACATCCGCCCCGGCTTCCGGGTCGAGCGCGGGCTGCTGCACCAGGCGATACTCAGGGTCATTCATGAAACCGAGGCTGACCTGGTGGTGATGGGCACCAAAGGCAGCAGCGGCCTCGCCGAACTGCTCGTCGGCTCCAATACCGAAAAAGTGATCCGCACCGCGCCCGTGCCGGTAATCACGGTACATAAAGCGCTCACGGTGAGCAGCATCCGCAACATCATTATCCCTACCGCCGCCGATTCCGGACAGCAGCATCTGATGCGGCAAATCAAGGCATTGCAGGCGTTTTTCGGGGCCCGCCTGCATGTATTGTATGTCAAAACACCCGACGAAAAGGAATCGGACAAAGCATTGACGGACATCCTGGAAAGCTATGCCGCAGTGCACCAGCTATCCGACTACTCCACCCATGTCACTCATGCGCCCACGGAAGAAAAAGGCGTGCTCAAATTTTCAAAACGCATCCCGGATTCGATGATCGCCATGGGCACGCACGGCTACACCGGCATCACGCACCTGATGCTGGGCAGCGTGGCCGAAAACGTAGTCAACCATACGCGCGAGGCCGTGTGGACCTACCGGCTGCCCGGCGCGCGCAGCTAG
- a CDS encoding nitrous oxide reductase family maturation protein NosD gives MINHRLTRVLMFLLLWQYALTDVEAKTIRVGRHYDVKSIKRAVAIAGEGDTVLVYGGLYREGNILITKPLVLKGIGGPVLDGMKKFEIVSIKSPYVVVDGFHVKASGQSSMQDIAGIKVYNTHHVTVRNNVLEDNFFGIYLQQSKHCVIENNRLTAFGKAEHLIGNGIHSWKSDSLVINGNRVQGHRDGVYLEFTTHSEVKNNVSHANLRYGLHFMFAHNNTYTFNTFSSNGAGVAVMYTHHVHMKNNVFKDNWGDSAYGILLKEIADSDIENNSFLGNTTGIFMEGASRIRISGNAFRANGWALKIQASCMDNRVEGNNFMGNTFDVATNSSLVLNTFDRNYWDKYEGYDLDKDGVGDVPYRPVSLYSMIVERFPAAMILFRSFMVSLLDRTEKMIPGMTPEQLKDTLPAMKPVIL, from the coding sequence ATGATAAATCACAGATTAACACGTGTGCTGATGTTCCTGCTGCTCTGGCAGTATGCATTGACGGACGTCGAAGCCAAAACTATTCGCGTTGGCCGGCATTATGATGTGAAAAGCATTAAACGGGCCGTCGCGATAGCGGGCGAGGGGGATACGGTTCTGGTGTATGGAGGCCTGTACCGGGAAGGTAATATATTGATTACTAAACCGCTGGTGCTGAAAGGCATCGGCGGGCCGGTGCTGGACGGCATGAAAAAGTTCGAAATCGTTTCCATCAAATCGCCCTATGTGGTGGTGGACGGCTTTCATGTGAAGGCTTCGGGGCAGTCGTCGATGCAGGACATTGCCGGGATCAAGGTTTACAACACACATCACGTAACAGTGAGAAACAATGTGCTGGAAGACAATTTCTTCGGCATTTATTTACAACAATCGAAGCACTGCGTGATCGAAAACAACCGCCTCACCGCATTCGGCAAAGCCGAGCATTTGATCGGTAACGGCATCCACAGCTGGAAAAGCGACAGTCTGGTGATCAACGGCAACCGGGTGCAGGGCCACCGCGATGGCGTTTACCTCGAATTTACGACCCATTCGGAGGTGAAAAACAATGTGAGTCATGCCAATCTCCGCTATGGATTGCACTTCATGTTTGCCCATAACAATACCTACACCTTCAACACTTTCAGCAGCAACGGTGCCGGGGTGGCGGTGATGTACACCCATCATGTGCACATGAAAAACAATGTTTTCAAAGACAACTGGGGCGATTCCGCTTACGGCATCCTGCTGAAAGAAATCGCCGACAGCGACATTGAGAACAATAGCTTTTTGGGAAACACCACGGGGATCTTTATGGAAGGCGCATCGCGTATCCGCATTAGCGGCAATGCATTCAGGGCCAATGGCTGGGCATTGAAAATCCAGGCCAGCTGCATGGACAACCGCGTGGAGGGCAACAATTTCATGGGTAATACCTTCGATGTAGCCACCAACAGCTCGCTGGTACTGAACACGTTCGACCGTAATTATTGGGACAAATATGAAGGTTACGACCTGGACAAAGACGGGGTAGGAGATGTGCCCTACCGCCCGGTGAGCCTGTATTCGATGATCGTCGAGCGCTTCCCGGCCGCCATGATCCTCTTCCGGAGTTTTATGGTGAGCCTGCTGGACCGCACCGAAAAGATGATCCCCGGCATGACACCCGAACAGCTGAAAGACACCCTTCCGGCGATGAAACCAGTGATTTTATGA
- a CDS encoding MutS-related protein, translating to MEATIAAFSQNPSLKKAVSGELTKLHEPGAYHISALFQGEHIAAPKWLWLIQLLSVSALASLVLSVFIPKMLIALLLLFPINMGVHYWNKNNIYQYSASLPQLVIMYQIARLMMARDGLSAGSDVRDSVHSIAGVIPQMSVFRIEARLQSEIGQLVEYLVELIKALLLLEPVVLFATLRKLETRKRDIYTIFRFVGETDAALSVLELRESLPHYSQMSGVSDGNGLRTKALYHPLLFNGVSNDLVLNGRSALLTGSNMSGKTTFIRTVGISAILGQTLNTCFASEFAMPRMRVSSSIRISDDLLDQKSYYMEEVLALKQLVEESGGGKPTLFLLDEVLKGTNSIERIAISTAVLTYLAGNDNLVFVSTHDRELADLLSENYEQYHFTEVIEDEEIVFDYKIKPGVLNTTNAIRILTINQFPAHITEEATRLSSKLALR from the coding sequence ATGGAAGCCACGATTGCGGCATTTTCTCAAAACCCCTCGCTGAAAAAAGCCGTTTCCGGCGAGCTGACCAAGCTGCATGAGCCGGGCGCCTACCACATTTCCGCGCTGTTTCAGGGCGAACATATCGCGGCCCCCAAATGGCTGTGGCTTATTCAGCTGCTTTCGGTATCGGCGTTAGCTTCGCTGGTGCTTTCGGTGTTTATTCCGAAAATGCTGATTGCGCTGCTTTTGCTCTTTCCGATCAATATGGGCGTCCATTATTGGAACAAGAACAACATTTATCAATACAGCGCCTCTCTGCCGCAACTCGTGATCATGTACCAAATAGCCCGGCTGATGATGGCCAGGGATGGGCTGTCGGCAGGCAGTGACGTGCGTGATTCAGTACATTCCATTGCGGGCGTAATCCCACAAATGTCGGTCTTTCGCATCGAGGCCAGATTGCAGAGCGAAATTGGGCAATTGGTGGAATACCTCGTGGAGTTGATCAAAGCATTATTGCTGCTTGAACCCGTGGTGCTGTTTGCCACGCTCCGAAAACTCGAAACGCGGAAGCGCGACATTTATACTATTTTCAGGTTTGTAGGTGAAACGGACGCCGCGCTTTCGGTCCTCGAACTGCGCGAAAGCCTGCCGCATTACAGCCAGATGTCGGGAGTTTCCGACGGTAACGGACTGAGAACGAAGGCGCTTTATCACCCATTGCTTTTTAATGGCGTTTCCAATGACCTGGTGTTGAATGGGCGGTCGGCGCTGCTGACGGGCTCGAATATGTCGGGTAAAACGACTTTCATCAGAACGGTAGGCATCAGTGCGATCCTCGGGCAAACCCTCAACACCTGCTTCGCATCGGAATTTGCAATGCCGCGGATGCGTGTCAGCTCTTCCATCCGCATCTCCGACGATCTGCTCGACCAAAAGAGCTATTACATGGAAGAGGTTTTAGCCCTGAAACAGCTGGTTGAAGAAAGTGGCGGCGGAAAGCCGACGCTATTTTTGCTGGACGAAGTCTTAAAAGGCACCAACTCCATCGAAAGGATTGCGATCAGTACAGCCGTGCTAACCTATCTGGCCGGAAACGACAATCTGGTGTTCGTATCAACGCACGACCGCGAGCTGGCCGATTTGTTGTCTGAAAACTACGAGCAATACCATTTTACAGAAGTGATAGAAGACGAGGAGATTGTATTTGACTACAAAATAAAACCCGGCGTGCTCAACACCACCAACGCGATCCGGATCCTGACCATCAACCAATTCCCCGCGCACATTACCGAGGAGGCCACCAGGCTGTCTTCAAAACTGGCGTTGCGCTAA
- a CDS encoding ABC transporter ATP-binding protein gives MIAVQNISKQFGKFKVLNHVSFECRRGECIALIGPNGSGKTTVIKSMLGMVIPDSGTITFEGHDIAHDWRYRNRIGYMPQIGRYPENMSIGQVLDMMQDIRKVPENRIDHDLFEAFKIKSLLHKRMGTLSGGTRQKVSACLAFMFGAQALILDEPSAGLDPLSSEILREKILAEKAKNKLVIITSHILSELDELVTEAIYMQDGSLRFHKTMDELQSQTGESKLARAIAAAIRQCDRDAAGVDEGHFKTGRL, from the coding sequence ATGATAGCCGTACAAAACATATCCAAGCAGTTTGGCAAATTCAAAGTGCTCAACCACGTCTCCTTCGAATGCCGGCGCGGCGAATGCATTGCCCTCATCGGCCCGAATGGCAGCGGCAAAACGACGGTGATCAAATCCATGCTCGGGATGGTGATCCCCGACAGCGGCACCATCACTTTCGAAGGCCATGACATTGCACACGACTGGCGCTACCGCAACCGGATCGGCTACATGCCCCAGATAGGCCGCTATCCCGAAAACATGAGCATCGGGCAGGTGCTCGATATGATGCAGGACATCAGAAAGGTGCCCGAAAACCGCATCGATCACGATTTGTTCGAGGCATTTAAGATCAAATCGCTGCTTCACAAACGCATGGGGACGCTATCGGGCGGGACGCGGCAGAAGGTGAGCGCCTGCCTGGCCTTCATGTTCGGCGCGCAGGCATTGATCCTCGACGAACCCTCCGCCGGCCTCGACCCGCTATCGTCCGAAATACTGCGCGAGAAGATCCTCGCCGAGAAAGCGAAAAACAAGCTGGTGATCATCACCTCGCACATTTTGAGCGAACTCGACGAGCTGGTTACCGAAGCGATTTATATGCAGGACGGAAGCCTGCGGTTTCATAAAACCATGGATGAGCTGCAAAGCCAGACGGGCGAAAGCAAACTAGCCCGCGCCATCGCCGCGGCCATTCGCCAGTGCGACCGGGATGCGGCCGGTGTGGACGAAGGCCATTTTAAAACAGGCAGGTTATGA
- a CDS encoding peptidase domain-containing ABC transporter, with the protein MEKVNPFKRLWDLILLDRSDILAVYFYAMLSGLVNLSLPLGIQAIIGFVLGASMVTSIYVLITLVVAGVVVVGLMQINQMKIIEKIQQKIFTRYAFEFADKIPRFDLIKTDKFYLPEKVNRFFDVLNVQKGLSKLLLEVPAASIQIVFGLMLLALYHPFFIVFGLTLIVILTVIFRLTGANGLKTSLQESVYKYKTVAWLQEMARVINPFKLSYDTNFNLTRTDVHVNKYLNSRTEHFSVLLLQYKTLVFTKVAITTAMLAGGAFLLLRQQLNIGEFIAAEIIVLAVINAVEKLIINLDTVYDVVTGLEKLSTVTENLSEPEGTLSLDAAGKGVSIEMQNFSFSFPDNRSVFHGINLKIPAGSLVGVSTVGRSGKSTFLKILAGHYQHFTGSLLFNKVPLCNYRLGALRMRMGLYLNQREVFTGTVWDNIIDGRCHITSDEIIDLADATGLSGFLDQLPDGFQTQVAPNGKNLPGHYIKRISLLRALLNKPGLVLLEDPWDGLAGHEKQKLMQYLKSRPNNATIIVAVNDPAFLEACDYQILLSNGTATLTENIDNGSGEL; encoded by the coding sequence ATGGAAAAGGTGAACCCCTTCAAGCGGTTATGGGACTTGATATTGCTGGACAGGTCGGATATTTTGGCGGTGTACTTCTATGCAATGCTGAGCGGTCTCGTCAATTTGAGTCTGCCTCTGGGCATTCAGGCGATCATCGGTTTTGTGCTCGGCGCCTCCATGGTAACCTCCATTTATGTGCTGATTACCCTCGTCGTGGCCGGAGTTGTGGTGGTGGGGCTTATGCAGATCAACCAGATGAAAATCATCGAGAAGATCCAGCAGAAAATCTTCACCCGGTATGCATTCGAGTTCGCCGACAAGATCCCCCGCTTCGACCTCATCAAAACCGACAAATTTTACCTCCCCGAGAAAGTCAACCGCTTTTTTGACGTCCTCAATGTACAGAAGGGCTTATCGAAGCTCTTGCTCGAAGTACCCGCGGCCAGCATCCAGATCGTCTTCGGCCTCATGCTCCTCGCACTCTACCATCCCTTCTTCATTGTATTCGGCCTCACATTGATCGTCATCCTGACAGTCATCTTCCGGCTCACAGGTGCAAACGGTCTTAAAACTTCCCTTCAGGAGAGTGTCTACAAATACAAAACGGTGGCCTGGCTACAAGAAATGGCCAGGGTGATCAATCCCTTCAAGCTCAGTTACGACACGAATTTCAACCTCACGCGGACAGACGTCCATGTGAACAAATACCTCAACTCCCGCACGGAGCACTTTTCGGTGCTGCTGCTGCAATACAAAACGCTGGTATTCACCAAGGTAGCGATCACGACGGCTATGCTTGCGGGCGGCGCTTTCCTCTTGCTGCGCCAGCAGCTGAATATCGGGGAGTTTATTGCGGCGGAAATCATCGTCCTGGCGGTGATCAATGCGGTGGAGAAGCTGATTATCAACCTCGATACCGTTTACGATGTCGTGACCGGCCTCGAAAAGCTTTCTACCGTCACCGAAAACCTTTCGGAGCCGGAAGGCACGCTGTCGCTCGACGCGGCCGGCAAAGGCGTATCGATCGAAATGCAGAACTTTTCGTTCTCGTTTCCCGACAATCGGAGCGTATTCCACGGCATTAACCTGAAAATTCCCGCGGGTAGTCTGGTGGGTGTTTCAACGGTCGGCCGTTCGGGCAAATCCACCTTCCTGAAAATCCTTGCGGGGCATTATCAGCATTTTACCGGTTCCCTGCTGTTCAATAAAGTGCCGTTGTGCAATTACCGGCTGGGCGCGCTTCGGATGAGAATGGGATTGTACCTCAACCAGCGGGAGGTATTCACCGGCACGGTTTGGGACAATATCATCGACGGCAGGTGCCACATTACCTCCGACGAGATCATCGACCTGGCCGACGCGACCGGGCTTTCGGGGTTCCTCGATCAGCTGCCGGACGGTTTCCAAACCCAGGTTGCGCCCAATGGCAAGAACCTGCCGGGGCATTATATCAAACGCATTTCACTCCTGAGGGCATTGCTGAACAAACCCGGCCTGGTGTTGCTGGAAGATCCGTGGGACGGACTGGCAGGACATGAAAAGCAGAAATTGATGCAGTACCTGAAAAGCAGGCCCAACAATGCGACCATCATCGTGGCGGTGAACGATCCGGCCTTCCTGGAAGCATGCGATTACCAGATTTTGCTTAGCAATGGCACAGCAACATTAACCGAGAACATTGACAATGGATCAGGCGAACTATAA
- a CDS encoding TetR/AcrR family transcriptional regulator — protein MEFHVSFHLNEKVYLKDPESSEVGKQLVKNAIDLIYELGFEHFTFKKLAVQVNTTEATVYRYFENKHRLLLYILNWYWSYMEFLVMFKLQNVTDPAQKLHVIIALLTHELPQSAGSMDYNTKYLNQIIISESSKVYLVKDVTEINKSEVFKPYKDLCTRIAQVISEYNPEYQFPRSLSSTLIETSHYQQFFSTFLPRLTDNQGADQRIFATNFLTDLLFKAITKAS, from the coding sequence ATGGAATTTCACGTAAGTTTTCATCTGAATGAGAAGGTCTACCTGAAAGACCCGGAGAGCAGCGAGGTGGGCAAGCAGCTTGTCAAGAATGCTATTGATTTGATTTATGAACTTGGTTTCGAGCATTTTACCTTTAAAAAACTGGCCGTCCAGGTGAACACCACCGAAGCGACCGTTTACCGGTATTTCGAAAACAAACACCGGCTGCTGCTGTACATTCTGAACTGGTACTGGAGCTACATGGAATTCCTTGTAATGTTCAAGTTGCAGAACGTTACGGATCCTGCGCAAAAATTACACGTAATTATTGCACTTCTTACCCATGAATTGCCCCAAAGTGCGGGATCAATGGACTATAACACGAAATACCTGAACCAGATCATCATCAGTGAAAGCAGTAAAGTGTACCTGGTGAAGGATGTGACGGAGATCAACAAATCGGAAGTTTTCAAACCCTACAAGGACTTGTGCACGCGGATTGCGCAGGTCATTTCGGAATACAACCCGGAATACCAGTTTCCGCGCTCGCTCAGCAGCACGCTTATCGAAACATCGCATTACCAGCAATTTTTCAGCACATTCCTGCCCCGGCTCACCGACAACCAGGGCGCCGACCAGCGCATTTTCGCCACCAATTTCCTGACGGACCTGCTATTCAAGGCAATCACCAAAGCCAGTTAG
- a CDS encoding sugar O-acetyltransferase gives MKSEKQKMLDGELYVALDPELTAERTRTRLLLLELNNGREDEPEKRAAILQQLIPNAGSSLWLQPPFYCDYGSNIIVGDQVFFNFNCVVLDVTYVRIGSRTLFGPNVQIYTATHPVDPVTRASGVEFAKPITIGEDVWIGGSAIINPGVSIGDRTIIGAGSVVTKDIPADVFAAGNPCRVIRQLS, from the coding sequence ATGAAGAGCGAAAAACAGAAAATGCTCGACGGCGAGCTTTACGTAGCCCTGGATCCGGAATTGACCGCCGAACGCACGCGGACAAGGCTTTTGTTGCTGGAATTGAACAATGGCCGGGAAGACGAGCCGGAAAAACGGGCGGCGATATTGCAGCAACTCATTCCCAATGCCGGCAGCAGCCTGTGGCTGCAACCACCATTCTACTGCGACTATGGGTCGAATATCATCGTGGGCGACCAGGTTTTTTTCAATTTCAACTGCGTGGTGCTCGACGTTACATACGTCCGCATCGGAAGCAGGACGCTCTTCGGGCCGAATGTGCAAATCTACACCGCCACGCACCCGGTCGATCCCGTTACGAGGGCATCGGGCGTGGAATTCGCTAAACCGATCACGATCGGTGAGGACGTATGGATTGGGGGTAGTGCGATTATCAACCCCGGCGTGAGCATTGGTGACCGAACGATCATCGGCGCAGGCAGTGTGGTGACAAAAGACATTCCGGCCGATGTTTTCGCGGCCGGTAACCCTTGCCGGGTAATCCGTCAGTTGTCTTGA
- a CDS encoding ABC transporter permease has product MKKMIKYIIADILRSRIMIAYTIVLLAISFSVFAIEDNPAKGILSLLNIILFIVPLVSIIFSTIYIYNSSEFMELLVSQPLPRKTIWLSMFAGLAISLSLSFAVGAGMAILIYAGSATGLIMIAAGILLSVIFVAISLQASVKIRDKARGIGVAMILWLYFAMLFDTLVLFLLFQFSDYPIEKGMVALTALNPVDLSRVLILLRIDVSAMMGYTGAVFRQFFGSESGMLIALAVMLVWIAVPLVLSTHRFKNKDL; this is encoded by the coding sequence ATGAAAAAAATGATCAAATATATCATTGCCGACATTCTGCGCAGCCGGATCATGATCGCCTACACGATCGTGCTGCTCGCGATTTCGTTTTCGGTGTTCGCCATTGAGGACAATCCCGCGAAGGGAATACTCAGCCTGCTGAACATCATTCTGTTCATTGTGCCGCTGGTCAGCATTATTTTCTCAACCATTTACATTTATAACAGCAGCGAATTCATGGAGCTGCTCGTAAGTCAGCCGTTACCGCGCAAAACCATCTGGCTCAGTATGTTTGCCGGGCTGGCGATTTCGCTCAGCCTGTCCTTTGCGGTAGGGGCGGGCATGGCCATTCTAATTTATGCCGGATCGGCCACCGGGCTCATCATGATCGCTGCGGGGATATTGCTGTCGGTCATTTTTGTGGCCATTTCGCTGCAGGCCTCGGTCAAAATCCGGGATAAGGCCAGGGGCATCGGCGTGGCCATGATCCTCTGGCTGTATTTCGCAATGCTGTTCGACACGCTCGTGCTGTTCCTGCTGTTCCAATTTTCGGACTACCCGATTGAAAAGGGCATGGTGGCGCTCACCGCGCTCAACCCGGTGGACCTTAGCCGCGTGCTTATCCTGCTGCGCATTGATGTTTCGGCGATGATGGGTTATACCGGCGCCGTTTTCAGGCAGTTTTTCGGGAGCGAAAGCGGTATGCTCATTGCCCTGGCCGTCATGCTCGTTTGGATTGCCGTTCCGCTGGTTTTGTCCACCCACCGCTTCAAAAACAAGGATTTGTAA
- a CDS encoding metal-sulfur cluster assembly factor gives MQTTPETEAEILQERAFRILKTVIDPELYVNIIDLGLVYEVVFAPGLVQVKMTLSTPHCPLGEAIVGRVDEVMSGEFPDRETVVTLVWEPAWTPEMITEAGKRAL, from the coding sequence ATGCAAACGACGCCTGAAACCGAAGCGGAAATATTGCAAGAAAGGGCTTTTCGCATACTGAAAACCGTTATCGACCCGGAGCTGTATGTCAATATCATCGACCTCGGGCTGGTGTATGAAGTCGTGTTCGCGCCCGGACTGGTGCAGGTGAAAATGACGCTCTCGACGCCGCATTGCCCGCTGGGCGAGGCGATCGTCGGCAGGGTGGACGAAGTGATGTCAGGAGAATTTCCGGACCGGGAAACGGTTGTGACGCTGGTGTGGGAGCCTGCCTGGACGCCGGAAATGATCACCGAGGCAGGCAAGCGGGCCTTGTGA
- a CDS encoding DUF2249 domain-containing protein, producing MMDYPHNKQEGRPQWLASIAADNIHEIDVRPVISSGTDPLKMIMEKFRSLHDGEVLCIVNSFTPYPLINLLANQSLAYTEDARAGEIHTWFLKRPQARSAASPPAGPGVRMDSAETFAAAVSVFSEEQIRRIDVRALAAPGPMQAILRELASLPAGQALYVYHKKVPVYLLEEIQDQHYAVHILDHDHGDVRVLIHANDRPDE from the coding sequence ATGATGGACTATCCACACAACAAGCAGGAGGGCCGGCCGCAATGGCTGGCTTCCATTGCGGCCGACAATATCCACGAAATCGACGTGCGACCGGTCATCAGCAGCGGCACCGATCCGCTGAAAATGATCATGGAAAAATTCAGGTCGCTGCACGATGGCGAGGTGCTTTGCATTGTCAACTCTTTCACGCCTTATCCGCTGATCAACCTGCTGGCGAACCAATCGCTCGCCTACACCGAAGATGCCCGCGCGGGCGAGATCCACACGTGGTTTTTGAAGCGCCCGCAAGCCCGGTCTGCTGCATCGCCGCCTGCCGGCCCGGGTGTACGCATGGATAGCGCCGAAACGTTTGCCGCTGCGGTGTCGGTCTTTTCGGAAGAGCAAATCAGGCGCATTGATGTCCGCGCATTAGCCGCGCCCGGTCCCATGCAGGCGATCCTGCGCGAGCTCGCATCGCTGCCGGCCGGGCAAGCGCTGTATGTGTATCACAAGAAAGTGCCGGTGTATTTGTTGGAGGAAATACAGGACCAGCATTATGCGGTCCACATCCTCGATCACGATCATGGCGACGTGCGGGTGCTGATTCATGCTAATGATCGTCCGGATGAGTGA
- the ric gene encoding iron-sulfur cluster repair di-iron protein produces the protein METIPTINVTTIEPRFKHATIFQHFDALLPGGSFIIFNDHDPKPLYYQLLGERGDIFTWKYLQEGPEYWQVKISKKGAEADNETVGQLASQDIRKADAFRKLGIDFCCGGKRKLKDALREAGVTQEQYEETLAAAATLPVSQQPLNFAAWQPGFLIDYIMNVHHQYVRDTGPVIGGLAVKVASRHGDKHPELFALSEQVQLLLSDLYNHLEKEEGIVFPAIKQFAQASDKAQMQDTPDLNVVIGLMEAEHASAGDDLKRLRKISNEYQLPQGACNSYTYLFEKLKEFENDLFNHIHLENNILFPKALKISRQLAGEAA, from the coding sequence ATGGAAACCATACCGACTATAAATGTTACCACTATTGAACCGCGATTCAAACACGCCACGATTTTTCAGCATTTCGATGCGCTGCTGCCCGGCGGTTCATTCATCATCTTTAACGACCACGACCCGAAACCGCTGTACTACCAGCTGCTGGGCGAGCGCGGCGATATTTTTACCTGGAAATATTTGCAGGAAGGTCCGGAATACTGGCAGGTGAAAATCTCGAAAAAGGGCGCCGAAGCGGATAATGAGACTGTGGGGCAGCTGGCCTCGCAGGACATCCGCAAGGCCGACGCATTCCGCAAGCTCGGCATCGATTTCTGCTGTGGCGGAAAGCGGAAACTCAAAGACGCCCTGCGCGAAGCAGGCGTGACGCAGGAGCAATATGAGGAAACCCTCGCCGCCGCAGCCACGCTGCCCGTTTCGCAGCAGCCGTTGAACTTCGCTGCCTGGCAGCCCGGCTTTCTGATCGACTATATAATGAATGTGCATCACCAATATGTGCGCGACACCGGGCCGGTGATCGGAGGCCTTGCCGTGAAAGTGGCCAGCCGCCACGGCGACAAGCACCCCGAGTTGTTTGCACTCTCAGAGCAGGTGCAGCTGCTGCTTTCTGATCTGTACAATCATCTGGAAAAAGAAGAGGGCATTGTATTCCCTGCTATCAAACAATTCGCCCAGGCCAGCGACAAGGCGCAAATGCAGGACACCCCGGACCTGAATGTGGTGATCGGGCTGATGGAAGCCGAGCACGCCTCCGCTGGCGACGACCTGAAAAGGCTCAGAAAGATCAGCAACGAATACCAGCTGCCCCAGGGTGCCTGCAATTCGTACACCTATTTGTTCGAAAAGCTGAAAGAGTTTGAAAACGACCTTTTCAACCATATTCACCTGGAAAACAACATCCTGTTCCCAAAAGCATTGAAAATCAGCCGCCAGCTGGCCGGTGAGGCAGCGTAG